The following coding sequences are from one Betaproteobacteria bacterium window:
- a CDS encoding phage virion morphogenesis protein, which produces MVDKINLIVNDASVLQRLRDLQVRLTDRQMATAYREIGADLVESTLRRFETSTGPDGKPWAPLAEGTVLAVLTRVKGAYGKRGLTKKGATAKAGRKPLVDTGVLRDTLRYQLIPGGVEIGTNRFSGEWEGGAAVHQFGSRNGHIPARPFLGVSADDKATVLGIFDRYLRQSGA; this is translated from the coding sequence ATGGTCGACAAGATCAATCTGATCGTCAACGACGCCTCGGTTCTCCAGCGTCTCCGCGATCTGCAGGTCAGACTCACCGACCGCCAGATGGCCACCGCCTACCGCGAGATCGGCGCGGACCTGGTCGAGTCGACCCTGCGCCGCTTCGAGACCAGCACCGGCCCCGACGGCAAGCCTTGGGCACCCCTGGCGGAGGGCACCGTCCTCGCCGTACTGACCAGGGTCAAGGGGGCCTACGGAAAACGGGGGCTGACCAAGAAAGGCGCCACCGCCAAGGCCGGCCGAAAGCCCCTTGTCGATACCGGCGTCCTCCGCGACACCCTGCGCTATCAACTGATCCCTGGGGGGGTCGAAATCGGCACCAACCGATTCTCCGGGGAGTGGGAGGGTGGTGCCGCCGTCCATCAATTCGGCAGCCGCAATGGCCACATCCCCGCCCGCCCCTTCCTCGGCGTTTCCGCAGACGACAAAGCCACCGTCCTCGGGATTTTTGACCGCTACCTGCGCCAATCCGGGGCCTGA